One region of Danio rerio strain Tuebingen ecotype United States chromosome 5, GRCz12tu, whole genome shotgun sequence genomic DNA includes:
- the h1m gene encoding linker histone H1M (The RefSeq protein has 6 substitutions compared to this genomic sequence) has protein sequence MAPKKAAAEPTATITKGSENEITETKPAAPEDSNAKSAARKVSPHPSTMEMVKEALKELDSRKGVSAQAIRGYIKEKYTTVDETRLKYMVRRALNKGMDTGVFVRPANSGSTTGAQGRFRIAAKTKAKEAKAQSKENADPNEPKATKPKKEKATKAKGEGATKEKPTKKKETTDDAKPKTSEQNGTASKVAPAKKPKAKNAAGEGGAKPKPSKAKASKEGAEEPATKKGGKKNAARAEDGESGAAATEKAPGKRAKK, from the exons atggctCCAAAAAAAGCAGCTGCAGAGCCGACAGCCACAATTACAAAGAGCTCTGAGAATGAGACCACTGAAACTAAACCAG CAGCTCCTGAAGACTCCAACGCAAAATCTGCAGCACGCAAGGTTTCTCCACACCCGTCCACCATGGAGATGGTGAAAGAAGCTTTAAAAGAGCTGGACTCCAGAAAAGGTGTTTCCGCTCAGGCTATTCGTGGCTACATTAAAGAAAAGTACACCACTGTAGACGAGACTAGACTGAAGTATATGGTGCGGCGAGCCCTGAACAAAGGCATGGACACTGGTGTGTTTGTGCGACCTGCTAATTCTGGGTCAACGACGGGTGCTCAGGGACGCTTTCGG ATTGCTGCCAAGACCAAAGCAAAAGAAGCGAAGGCTCAGTCAAAGGAAAATGCTGATCCCAATGAACCAAAAGCTACAAAACCTAAGAAGGCAAAAGCAACCAAAGCCAAGGGTGAAG GAGCAACCAAAGAGAAGCCCACAAAGAAAAAGGAGACCACAGAT gaTGCTAAGCCAAAGACGTCGGAGCAAAATGGCACTGCCTCAAAGGTGGCCCCTGCTAAGAAGCCAAAGGCGAAGAATGCTGCAGGGGAAGGTGGAGCCAAGCCCAAACCCAGCAAAGCTAAAGCATCAAAAGAGGGAGCAGAGGAACCAGCGGCTAAGAAAGGAGGAAAGAAAAATGCTGTGAAGGCAGAAGACGGTGAATCTGGAGCTGCAGCCACTGAGAAAGCCCCAGGGAAGCGAGCAAAAAAGTGA
- the h1m gene encoding linker histone H1M isoform X1 — MAPKKAAAEPTATITKSSENETTETKPAPEDSNAKSAARKVSPHPSTMEMVKEALKELDSRKGVSAQAIRGYIKEKYTTVDETRLKYMVRRALNKGMDTGVFVRPANSGSTTGAQGRFRIAAKTKAKEAKAQSKENADPNEPKATKPKKAKATKAKGEGATKEKPTKKKETTDDAKPKTSEQNGTASKVAPAKKPKAKNAAGEGGAKPKPSKAKASKEGAEEPAAKKGGKKNAVKAEDGESGAAATEKAPGKRAKK, encoded by the exons atggctCCAAAAAAAGCAGCTGCAGAGCCGACAGCCACAATTACAAAGAGCTCTGAGAATGAGACCACTGAAACTAAACCAG CTCCTGAAGACTCCAACGCAAAATCTGCAGCACGCAAGGTTTCTCCACACCCGTCCACCATGGAGATGGTGAAAGAAGCTTTAAAAGAGCTGGACTCCAGAAAAGGTGTTTCCGCTCAGGCTATTCGTGGCTACATTAAAGAAAAGTACACCACTGTAGACGAGACTAGACTGAAGTATATGGTGCGGCGAGCCCTGAACAAAGGCATGGACACTGGTGTGTTTGTGCGACCTGCTAATTCTGGGTCAACGACGGGTGCTCAGGGACGCTTTCGG ATTGCTGCCAAGACCAAAGCAAAAGAAGCGAAGGCTCAGTCAAAGGAAAATGCTGATCCCAATGAACCAAAAGCTACAAAACCTAAGAAGGCAAAAGCAACCAAAGCCAAGGGTGAAG GAGCAACCAAAGAGAAGCCCACAAAGAAAAAGGAGACCACAGAT gaTGCTAAGCCAAAGACGTCGGAGCAAAATGGCACTGCCTCAAAGGTGGCCCCTGCTAAGAAGCCAAAGGCGAAGAATGCTGCAGGGGAAGGTGGAGCCAAGCCCAAACCCAGCAAAGCTAAAGCATCAAAAGAGGGAGCAGAGGAACCAGCGGCTAAGAAAGGAGGAAAGAAAAATGCTGTGAAGGCAGAAGACGGTGAATCTGGAGCTGCAGCCACTGAGAAAGCCCCAGGGAAGCGAGCAAAAAAGTGA